The following are encoded together in the Xanthomonas sacchari genome:
- a CDS encoding glutamine synthetase family protein produces the protein MASRPRSRKHTPEQQESSLRRWLKERHITEVECLVPDITGNARGKIIPAAKFSHDYGTRLPEGIFATTVTGDYPDDYYDLTSPSDSDMQLRPDPDTVRMVPWAADPTAQVIHDCYTKEGKPHELAPRNVLRGVLAAYAAIGCKPVVAPELEFFLVQKNTDPDFPLLPPAGRSGRPETARQSYSIDAVNEFDPILDLMYDYCDAMELDVDTLIHESGAAQLEVNFTHDDALSRADQVFLFKRTMREAALRHGVYATFLAKPMENEPGSAMHIHQSLVDKHGKNVFSGRRAGEYSRTFAHYLAGLQKYVPMAMAFFAPNVNSYRRLMFGEVSPSNVLWGFDNRTCGLRVPIDTIENMRVESRFAGSDANPYLAMAATLACGLLGIREKLEPTEPTTGSGKEMGYQLPRSLGEALDELERCGPLQELLGPRFVRAYISVKRKEYETFFRVISSWEREFLLLNV, from the coding sequence ATGGCCAGTCGACCCCGATCGCGCAAGCACACGCCGGAGCAGCAGGAAAGCTCGCTGCGGCGCTGGCTCAAGGAACGCCACATCACCGAGGTCGAATGCCTGGTGCCGGACATCACCGGCAACGCCCGCGGCAAGATCATTCCTGCCGCCAAGTTCTCGCACGACTACGGCACGCGGCTGCCCGAGGGCATATTCGCCACCACCGTCACTGGCGATTATCCGGACGACTATTACGACCTGACCTCGCCGTCGGATTCGGACATGCAACTGCGCCCGGACCCGGACACGGTGCGCATGGTGCCGTGGGCCGCCGACCCAACTGCGCAGGTGATCCACGATTGCTACACCAAGGAAGGCAAGCCGCACGAACTGGCGCCGCGCAACGTGCTGCGCGGGGTGCTGGCGGCGTATGCGGCGATCGGCTGCAAGCCGGTGGTGGCGCCGGAGCTGGAGTTCTTCCTGGTGCAGAAGAACACCGATCCGGACTTCCCGCTGCTGCCGCCGGCCGGCCGCTCCGGGCGGCCGGAGACGGCGCGGCAGTCGTACTCGATCGATGCGGTCAACGAGTTCGACCCGATCCTGGACCTGATGTACGACTATTGCGACGCGATGGAATTGGACGTGGACACGCTGATCCACGAATCCGGCGCGGCGCAGCTGGAGGTCAACTTCACTCACGACGACGCGCTGTCGCGTGCCGACCAGGTATTCCTGTTCAAGCGCACCATGCGCGAGGCGGCGCTGCGCCACGGCGTCTACGCCACCTTTTTGGCCAAGCCGATGGAGAACGAGCCGGGCAGTGCGATGCACATCCACCAGAGCCTGGTGGACAAGCACGGCAAGAACGTCTTCAGCGGCCGCCGCGCCGGCGAGTACAGCCGCACCTTCGCCCATTACCTGGCGGGCCTGCAGAAGTACGTGCCGATGGCGATGGCGTTCTTCGCGCCCAATGTCAATTCCTACCGGCGGCTGATGTTCGGCGAGGTGTCGCCGAGCAACGTGCTGTGGGGCTTCGACAACCGCACCTGCGGCCTGCGCGTGCCGATCGACACGATCGAGAACATGCGCGTGGAGAGCCGCTTCGCCGGCTCCGATGCCAATCCCTATCTGGCGATGGCGGCGACGCTGGCCTGCGGCCTGCTCGGAATCCGCGAGAAGCTCGAGCCAACCGAGCCGACTACCGGCAGCGGCAAGGAGATGGGCTATCAGTTGCCGCGCTCGCTGGGCGAGGCGCTGGACGAGTTGGAGCGGTGCGGGCCGTTGCAGGAGTTGCTGGGGCCGCGTTTCGTGCGGGCGTACATTTCGGTCAAGCGCAAGGAATACGAGACGTTCTTCCGGGTGATCAGTTCGTGGGAGCGGGAGTTTTTGTTGTTGAACGTGTGA
- a CDS encoding gamma-glutamyl-gamma-aminobutyrate hydrolase family protein, whose product MAVSPLVGVPTDRKLIGQHPFLAAGEKYLRAAVDGAGVTPVLLPSLQPPVDARAWLTRLDGLLLTGAVSNIEPHHYSDEPSWLGNLHDPARDANTLDLIPQAISLGLPILAICRGFQEINVALGGTLHQKVHAQPGLSDHREDPQAPLEAQYAPAHEVTLSHGGWLEEIAGRDRVRVNSLHGQGVARLGGDLIVEALAPDGLIEAFRGIGPGFLLGVQWHPEWRVLDDAFYLGIFQSFGDACRHYAATRRH is encoded by the coding sequence ATGGCCGTATCGCCCCTGGTCGGCGTACCGACCGACCGCAAGCTCATCGGCCAGCATCCGTTCCTGGCCGCGGGCGAGAAGTATCTGCGCGCCGCCGTCGATGGTGCGGGGGTGACCCCGGTGCTGCTGCCGTCGCTGCAGCCGCCGGTCGACGCCCGCGCGTGGTTGACCCGGCTCGATGGCCTGCTGCTGACCGGCGCGGTCAGCAACATCGAACCGCATCATTACAGCGACGAGCCGAGCTGGCTCGGCAACCTGCACGACCCGGCGCGCGACGCCAACACGCTGGACCTGATTCCGCAGGCGATCTCGCTGGGCCTGCCGATCCTGGCGATCTGCCGCGGCTTCCAGGAGATCAACGTCGCCCTCGGCGGTACCCTGCACCAGAAGGTGCATGCGCAGCCGGGGCTGTCCGATCATCGAGAGGATCCGCAGGCGCCGCTGGAGGCGCAATACGCGCCGGCGCACGAGGTGACGCTGAGCCACGGCGGCTGGCTGGAGGAGATCGCCGGCCGCGACCGGGTGCGGGTCAACTCGCTGCACGGGCAGGGTGTGGCCCGGCTCGGCGGCGACCTGATCGTCGAGGCGCTGGCGCCGGATGGGTTGATCGAGGCCTTCCGCGGCATCGGCCCCGGCTTCCTGCTCGGCGTGCAATGGCATCCGGAGTGGCGGGTGCTCGACGACGCGTTCTATCTCGGCATCTTCCAATCCTTCGGCGACGCCTGTCGCCACTATGCGGCCACCCGCAGGCACTGA
- a CDS encoding glutamine synthetase family protein, whose amino-acid sequence MTRMHDVPLLPPDDAQTLQRIAGCEQIDLLLPDCNGLLRGKRIARDALDKVYRDGVCLPMSLIATDITGNTVEETGLGYDIGDEDRLCFPVPGSLRPVPWAPVPSAQLLLTMQDGAGGALDFAPRQVLAQVLARLQARGLTPVIAVELEFYLFDPHADAHGRPQPPLHAHSGLRSDSTQVYYMQELDDQRGFTDAVAQACRAQGIPADTAVAEYAPGQFEINLKHRADALAACDDAVLLKRAIKAIAQQQGLLASFMAKPFAAQSGSGLHLHVSLLDGAGDNVFACTPQAPATPLRHAIGGLQHSAEDCLLLFAPHANSYRRFVANAFVPLNDSWGFNNRTVAMRVPHSDPANTRIEHRIAGADANPYLVAAAVLAGIEHGLAQGLDPGPPTQGNAYAQHAAREPDWRGAIARFLDSDFAATAFGTRFRHIYGQQKRRELLDFQAQVSDVDYRWYLRTV is encoded by the coding sequence ATGACCCGCATGCACGATGTTCCGCTGCTGCCCCCGGACGACGCCCAGACCCTGCAGCGCATCGCCGGCTGCGAGCAGATCGACCTGCTGCTGCCGGACTGCAACGGCCTGCTGCGCGGCAAGCGCATCGCCCGCGATGCGTTGGACAAGGTCTACCGCGACGGGGTGTGCCTGCCGATGTCGCTGATCGCCACCGACATCACCGGCAACACCGTCGAGGAAACCGGGCTCGGCTACGACATCGGCGACGAGGACCGGCTGTGCTTTCCGGTGCCGGGCAGCCTGCGGCCGGTGCCATGGGCGCCAGTGCCGTCGGCGCAGTTGCTGCTGACGATGCAGGACGGCGCCGGCGGCGCGCTCGACTTCGCCCCGCGCCAAGTGCTGGCGCAGGTGCTGGCGCGGCTGCAGGCACGCGGGCTGACGCCGGTGATCGCGGTGGAACTGGAGTTCTACCTGTTCGACCCGCACGCCGATGCGCACGGCCGCCCGCAGCCGCCGCTGCACGCCCACAGCGGGCTGCGCAGCGACAGCACCCAGGTGTATTACATGCAGGAACTGGACGACCAGCGCGGCTTCACCGACGCGGTCGCGCAGGCCTGCCGCGCGCAGGGCATCCCGGCCGACACCGCGGTCGCCGAATACGCGCCGGGCCAGTTCGAGATCAACCTCAAGCATCGCGCCGATGCGCTGGCCGCCTGCGACGATGCAGTGCTGCTCAAGCGCGCGATCAAGGCGATCGCGCAGCAGCAGGGCCTGCTCGCCAGCTTCATGGCCAAGCCGTTCGCCGCGCAGTCCGGCAGCGGCCTGCACCTGCACGTGAGCCTGCTGGACGGTGCCGGCGACAACGTGTTCGCCTGCACTCCGCAGGCGCCGGCCACGCCCTTGCGCCATGCCATCGGCGGGCTGCAGCACAGCGCCGAGGACTGCCTGCTGCTGTTCGCCCCGCACGCCAACAGCTACCGGCGCTTCGTCGCCAACGCCTTCGTGCCGCTCAACGACAGTTGGGGCTTCAACAACCGCACGGTGGCGATGCGGGTGCCGCACAGCGACCCGGCCAACACCCGCATCGAACACCGCATCGCCGGCGCCGACGCCAATCCCTACCTGGTCGCCGCGGCGGTACTCGCCGGCATCGAGCACGGCCTGGCGCAGGGTCTCGATCCGGGCCCGCCGACGCAGGGCAACGCCTACGCGCAACACGCCGCACGCGAGCCGGACTGGCGCGGCGCGATCGCCCGTTTCCTGGATAGCGACTTCGCCGCCACCGCCTTCGGCACGCGCTTCCGGCATATCTACGGCCAGCAGAAGCGCCGCGAGCTGCTGGACTTCCAGGCGCAGGTCAGCGATGTGGACTATCGCTGGTATTTGCGCACGGTTTGA
- a CDS encoding FAD-binding oxidoreductase, which produces MTGASPIPRSRVAIPGASWYLDSAAPFPKQEPLRGKVRADVCILGAGYTGLSAALALAEAGYRVVVLEAQRVGWGASGRNGGQAIVGYGCEQHTLEALLGQDDARLLFDFSRDGMHLLRSRIARHGIACDWRDGHAHVAIKPRQERALRAGIIEMAQRYDYPLQWWDRAQLQSQLRSPRYLGAMYDAASGHLHPLEYARGLARAALAAGVRIHEQTPVTQLVRGARPILRSAHGEVEGEFAILAGNAWLRGIAPELESRIMPVGTYIGASAPLGKALARELIGNDMAVADVNWALDYFRLSRDHRLLFGGRASYSSLPPPGLRGVMTRRMRRVFPQLRQVEMESVWGGYVDITRNRAPHWGRLTPNVYFAQGFSGHGVAATGLAGAVIAAAIGGQAQRLDVFARIPHAPFPGGRLLRTPLLVAAMSWYKLRDALW; this is translated from the coding sequence ATGACCGGAGCTTCTCCCATTCCCCGTTCCCGAGTCGCCATTCCCGGCGCGTCCTGGTACCTCGACAGCGCCGCACCGTTCCCGAAACAGGAACCATTACGAGGCAAGGTACGCGCCGACGTGTGCATCCTCGGCGCGGGCTACACCGGGCTGAGTGCGGCATTGGCTCTGGCCGAGGCCGGGTATCGGGTGGTGGTGCTGGAGGCGCAGCGGGTCGGCTGGGGGGCGTCCGGGCGCAACGGCGGGCAGGCCATCGTCGGCTACGGCTGCGAGCAGCACACCCTCGAAGCCCTGCTCGGCCAGGACGATGCGCGGCTGCTGTTCGATTTCTCGCGCGACGGCATGCACCTGCTGCGCAGCCGCATCGCCCGCCACGGCATCGCCTGCGACTGGCGCGACGGGCATGCGCACGTGGCGATCAAGCCGCGGCAGGAACGCGCGTTGCGCGCCGGCATCATCGAGATGGCGCAGCGCTACGACTATCCGCTGCAATGGTGGGACCGCGCGCAGCTGCAGTCGCAGTTGCGCAGCCCGCGCTATCTGGGGGCGATGTACGACGCCGCCAGCGGCCACCTGCATCCGCTGGAGTACGCGCGCGGCCTGGCGCGGGCGGCGCTGGCGGCCGGCGTACGCATCCACGAGCAGACGCCGGTCACGCAACTGGTGCGCGGCGCGCGGCCGATCCTGCGCAGCGCGCATGGCGAGGTCGAGGGCGAGTTCGCCATCCTCGCCGGCAATGCCTGGCTGCGCGGCATCGCCCCGGAGCTGGAATCGCGGATCATGCCGGTCGGCACCTACATCGGCGCCAGTGCGCCGCTGGGCAAGGCGCTGGCCCGCGAGCTGATCGGCAACGACATGGCGGTGGCCGACGTCAACTGGGCACTGGACTACTTCCGCCTCAGCCGCGATCACCGGCTGCTGTTCGGCGGCCGCGCCAGCTATTCGTCGCTGCCGCCGCCCGGCCTGCGCGGGGTGATGACCCGGCGCATGCGCCGGGTATTTCCGCAACTGCGCCAGGTCGAGATGGAGTCGGTATGGGGCGGCTACGTCGACATCACCCGCAACCGCGCCCCGCACTGGGGCCGGCTGACCCCGAACGTGTACTTCGCGCAGGGCTTCTCCGGCCACGGCGTGGCCGCCACCGGCCTGGCCGGCGCGGTCATCGCCGCGGCGATCGGCGGACAGGCGCAGCGGCTGGACGTGTTCGCGCGGATTCCGCACGCGCCCTTCCCCGGCGGCCGCCTGCTGCGCACGCCGCTGCTGGTGGCGGCGATGTCCTGGTACAAGCTGCGCGACGCGCTGTGGTAG
- a CDS encoding diguanylate cyclase, producing the protein MSHPLSIAPIAPDGSPAQQRILLVENSRTFTDLLRAAIAQRVELPVVVVSTLAEAAAALDDGGSWFLALTGLVLADGDRDAVVDFFVARGLPTVVVSGVYDESLRKRILTQQIIDFVLKNAPDSIDYLAWLVQRLARNRAITALVVDDSPSARAYAASLLKMYGYRVVEAADGAAGLRAIEANPSIRLAVVDQEMPGMEGVEFTRRLRTLRARDMLAVIGLSGNNDPSLVPRFLKNGANDFLRKPFSREEFFCRVSQNVDQLELIGTLQDLATRDFLTSLPNRRHFLEQSQRALPQWLARQEPVSVAMLDIDHFKHINDTCGHEAGDEALRAVAATLAAHARPQDMVARFGGEEFCMLVPGLDATTAADYFETLRARIADLKIPVGTQTLRLTISIGVSSSGPQRQTLHPLLTEADKYLYLAKAGGRNRVECAPPPESALSDAAA; encoded by the coding sequence ATGTCGCACCCGTTGTCGATCGCCCCGATCGCCCCCGACGGCAGCCCCGCACAGCAGCGCATCCTGCTGGTGGAAAACTCGCGAACCTTCACCGACCTGCTGCGCGCGGCGATCGCGCAACGGGTCGAACTGCCGGTCGTGGTGGTCTCCACCCTGGCCGAGGCGGCCGCCGCGCTGGACGACGGCGGCTCCTGGTTCCTGGCGCTGACCGGGCTGGTGCTGGCCGATGGCGACCGCGACGCCGTGGTGGACTTCTTCGTCGCGCGCGGCCTGCCCACGGTGGTGGTCAGCGGGGTCTACGACGAAAGCCTGCGCAAGCGCATCCTGACCCAGCAGATCATCGACTTCGTGCTGAAGAATGCGCCGGACAGCATCGATTACCTGGCCTGGCTGGTGCAACGGCTGGCGCGCAACCGCGCCATCACCGCGCTGGTGGTGGACGACTCGCCGTCGGCGCGCGCCTACGCCGCCTCGCTGCTGAAGATGTACGGCTACCGCGTGGTCGAGGCCGCCGACGGCGCCGCCGGGCTGCGCGCGATCGAGGCCAATCCGTCGATCCGCCTGGCCGTGGTGGACCAGGAGATGCCGGGCATGGAAGGCGTGGAATTCACCCGCCGGCTGCGCACCTTGCGCGCACGCGACATGCTGGCGGTGATCGGCCTGTCCGGCAACAACGACCCCTCGCTGGTGCCGCGCTTCCTCAAGAACGGCGCCAACGACTTCCTGCGCAAGCCCTTCTCGCGCGAGGAGTTCTTCTGCCGGGTCTCGCAGAACGTGGACCAGCTGGAGCTGATCGGCACGCTGCAGGACCTGGCCACGCGCGATTTCCTCACCAGCCTGCCCAACCGCCGGCACTTCCTCGAACAGAGCCAGCGCGCGCTGCCGCAGTGGCTGGCGCGGCAGGAACCGGTCAGCGTGGCGATGCTCGACATCGACCACTTCAAGCACATCAACGACACCTGCGGTCACGAGGCCGGCGACGAGGCGCTGCGCGCGGTCGCCGCGACCCTGGCCGCGCACGCGCGCCCGCAGGACATGGTGGCGCGCTTCGGCGGCGAGGAATTCTGCATGCTGGTGCCGGGCCTGGACGCGACCACGGCCGCCGACTACTTCGAGACCCTGCGCGCGCGCATCGCCGACCTCAAGATCCCGGTGGGCACGCAGACCCTGCGCCTGACCATCAGCATCGGCGTCAGCAGCAGCGGCCCGCAGCGCCAGACCCTGCATCCGCTGCTGACCGAGGCCGACAAGTATCTCTACCTGGCCAAGGCCGGCGGCCGCAACCGGGTCGAATGCGCGCCGCCGCCGGAGTCGGCGCTCAGCGACGCGGCCGCCTGA
- a CDS encoding MFS transporter, whose amino-acid sequence MTVAASPVPPVNSPRRVLLASLVGTTIEFFDFYIYATAAVLVFPKLFFPEGDADAAQLQSLATFAVAFVARPLGSALFGHFGDRVGRKATLVAALLTMGLSTVLIGLLPSYGRIGLWAPALLVLCRFGQGLGLGGEWGGAVLLATENAPPGKRAWYGMFPQLGAPLGFLLCSGIFLLLGALLDEAQFLHWGWRIPFVASALLVITGLWVRLRIHETPDFQRALDRNERVRLPMQTVLSQHVGATLLGTFAVLATFVLFYLMTVFALGYGTATLHYSREQFLLLQMVGILFFAAGIPLSAWYGDRRGTRPAMLVATVAIVAFGLLFAPLFQAGQPWQVLGFLALGFFFMGLTYGPCGTLLAELFPVPVRYTGASLAFNLAGILGAAPAPYVAVWLAKQYGLPWVGYYLSAAALLTLLALLAIRRPRR is encoded by the coding sequence ATGACCGTTGCCGCGTCTCCCGTTCCGCCCGTCAATTCGCCGCGTCGCGTGCTGCTGGCCAGCCTGGTCGGCACCACCATCGAGTTCTTCGACTTCTACATCTACGCCACCGCCGCGGTGCTGGTGTTCCCCAAGCTGTTCTTCCCCGAAGGCGATGCCGATGCGGCGCAGCTGCAGTCGCTGGCGACCTTCGCCGTGGCCTTCGTCGCGCGGCCGCTGGGGTCGGCGCTGTTCGGCCATTTCGGCGACCGGGTCGGGCGCAAGGCCACCCTGGTGGCGGCGCTGCTGACCATGGGCCTGTCCACCGTGCTGATCGGCCTGCTGCCCAGTTACGGGCGCATCGGCCTGTGGGCGCCGGCGCTGCTGGTGCTGTGCCGCTTCGGCCAGGGCCTGGGCCTGGGCGGCGAGTGGGGCGGGGCGGTGCTGCTGGCCACCGAGAACGCGCCCCCGGGCAAGCGCGCCTGGTACGGCATGTTCCCGCAGTTGGGCGCGCCGCTCGGCTTCCTGCTGTGTTCGGGCATCTTCCTGCTGCTGGGCGCGCTGCTGGACGAGGCGCAGTTCCTGCACTGGGGCTGGCGCATCCCGTTCGTCGCCAGCGCCCTGTTGGTGATCACCGGGCTGTGGGTGCGCCTGCGCATCCACGAGACCCCGGACTTCCAGCGCGCCCTGGACCGCAACGAGCGCGTGCGCCTGCCGATGCAGACGGTGCTGTCGCAGCATGTCGGCGCGACGCTGCTGGGCACGTTCGCGGTGCTGGCGACCTTCGTGCTGTTCTACCTGATGACGGTGTTCGCGCTGGGCTACGGCACCGCTACGCTGCACTACAGCCGCGAGCAGTTCCTGCTGCTGCAGATGGTCGGCATCCTGTTCTTCGCCGCCGGCATTCCCTTGTCGGCCTGGTATGGCGACCGCCGCGGCACGCGCCCGGCGATGCTGGTGGCCACCGTCGCGATCGTCGCGTTCGGGCTGCTGTTCGCGCCGCTGTTCCAGGCCGGGCAGCCCTGGCAGGTGCTGGGCTTCCTGGCGCTGGGCTTCTTCTTCATGGGCCTGACCTACGGCCCCTGCGGCACGCTGCTGGCCGAACTGTTTCCGGTGCCGGTGCGCTACACCGGCGCCTCGCTGGCGTTCAATCTGGCCGGCATCCTCGGTGCGGCGCCGGCGCCGTATGTCGCGGTGTGGCTGGCCAAGCAGTACGGCCTGCCCTGGGTGGGCTACTACCTCAGCGCGGCGGCGCTGCTGACCTTGCTGGCGCTGCTGGCGATCAGGCGGCCGCGTCGCTGA
- a CDS encoding diguanylate cyclase domain-containing protein: protein MSDFAAYRRLAPQGRRPRVLIVDDQPINIHALHELLRDACEVSMALDGARALALCQQQPPDLVLLDVMMPELDGLQVCRRLKADPVTADIPVVFVTGQDAPEDEVAALEAGGADFISKPVQPVVVRARVQNHLIMKLQSDLLREVALLDGLTEVANRRRFDEALGTHWQACLREGKPCGVLMIDVDYFKRYNDHYGHQLGDGCLRAVAQALAGCVLRPHDLLARYGGEEFVALLPGSEAEGVREVAQRMLHGVEALQLAHAASPLGPCVSISLGGAVALPQAETSAAQLLAQADAQLYLAKQGGRARASVA, encoded by the coding sequence ATGAGCGATTTCGCTGCCTACCGACGCCTCGCCCCGCAGGGACGGCGCCCGCGTGTGCTGATCGTGGACGACCAGCCGATCAACATCCACGCGCTGCACGAACTGCTGCGCGACGCCTGCGAGGTCAGCATGGCGCTGGATGGCGCGCGTGCCCTGGCCTTGTGCCAGCAGCAGCCGCCGGACCTGGTGCTGCTGGACGTGATGATGCCGGAACTGGACGGCCTGCAGGTCTGCCGCCGGCTCAAGGCCGACCCGGTGACGGCGGACATTCCGGTGGTGTTCGTCACCGGGCAGGATGCGCCGGAGGACGAGGTCGCCGCGCTGGAGGCCGGGGGCGCCGATTTCATCAGCAAGCCGGTGCAGCCGGTGGTGGTGCGGGCGCGGGTGCAGAACCATCTGATCATGAAGCTGCAGAGCGACCTGTTGCGCGAGGTCGCGCTGCTGGATGGGCTGACCGAGGTGGCCAATCGCCGCCGGTTCGACGAGGCCCTGGGCACGCACTGGCAGGCCTGCCTGCGCGAAGGCAAGCCCTGCGGCGTGCTGATGATCGACGTGGACTACTTCAAGCGCTACAACGACCACTACGGCCATCAACTCGGCGACGGCTGCCTGCGCGCCGTCGCCCAGGCGCTGGCCGGCTGCGTTTTGCGCCCGCACGATCTGCTGGCCCGCTACGGCGGCGAGGAATTCGTGGCGCTGCTGCCGGGCAGCGAGGCCGAGGGCGTGCGCGAGGTGGCGCAGCGCATGCTGCACGGGGTGGAAGCATTGCAACTGGCGCATGCGGCCTCGCCGCTGGGGCCATGCGTGAGCATCAGCCTGGGCGGTGCGGTGGCGCTGCCCCAGGCCGAGACCAGCGCCGCACAGTTGCTGGCGCAGGCCGATGCACAGCTGTATCTGGCCAAGCAGGGCGGACGCGCGCGGGCCAGCGTGGCGTGA